The Alkalihalophilus pseudofirmus nucleotide sequence GCGATCTCAAATATTTTAAGACATTCGGAAGCTAATGCAGTTGAGTTCTTGTTAAAAGAAATGCCTCAAGAGATTATCATGAAAATCATCGACAATGGAGTAGGATTTAAAGTAGATGATATTTCGCATGAATCATACGGACTTCAAACGATGAAAGAACGGATGAATGATATCGGAGGAGTATTGAATATTGTTTCCGTACCACTACAAGGAACACAGCTGGAAGTGAAAATTCCTATTGCATGGAAAGGTAAGGAGAAAGATGAACACAAGGGGGAGCGAAATGGGGAACAACCTGGTGAAAGTACTCTTAGTGGATGATCACGAAATGGTCCGTATGGGGATGTCTGCTTTTCTTCAAACACAGCCTGATATTGAAGTGATAGGTCAAGCTAGTAATGGACTAGAAGGAGTAGAGATGACCAAACGGCTCGAGCCAGATGTCATTGTGATGGATCTTGTGATGGAGAAAATGGATGGTATTGAAGCCACACGAACCATCATGAAGGATAGGCCGCTCTGTAAAGTGATTGTTTTAACAAGTTTTATTGATGATGAGAAAGTCTATCCAGTAATTGAAGCAGGTGCGTTTAGCTATTTACTCAAAACATCGTCGGCCAAAGAGATTGCTCAAGCGATCCGTCAAGCGGCGGATGGGGAACCTGTACTAGCAGCAAAAGTAACGAACAAGA carries:
- a CDS encoding response regulator transcription factor, giving the protein MVKVLLVDDHEMVRMGMSAFLQTQPDIEVIGQASNGLEGVEMTKRLEPDVIVMDLVMEKMDGIEATRTIMKDRPLCKVIVLTSFIDDEKVYPVIEAGAFSYLLKTSSAKEIAQAIRQAADGEPVLAAKVTNKMMNHMRSQKEKALHEQLTPRELEVLKLIGVGQSNQEIAESLFIGIKTVKTHVSNILHKLALEDRTQIAIYAHRHALVK